The Thermodesulfobacteriota bacterium genome includes the window ACCCGCGACGGTATCCATGGACGTGAGTACATCAATACGGTCGTTGACCTGGGAAGATCACTTCGTTATCTCCGGTTTGACGCGGCGGGGCATGTGGTTGGAGATGCGCCCAAAAAGATCGAGATCCCTATCCCCATCATACTCAAGGACCTGCCCCTGGGGAGTCTGAGTGAAAGCGTCTTTCTGGCTATGGCCGAAGCGGCACAGGCTATGGATACATTCATGATAGCGCCGGTTAAGGAATGGAAACCTTACCTCGAACCTTATAAAGCGCACCTTATTCCCTTGTTGACGGAGGCGGAGATTGACACGCACGGGGAACTCATCCGGGGCGTGCGGATTATTGAAATCCAGCTTTCAGACGAAACAGCGGCGCGGCTTTCCCGGATTAGAGCTGCTTATCCGGACGTGCTCATTATGGTGAGGGTACGGCTCGGTGAGCGCAGCGGGGAAGAGGTATTGGCGCTTACCCGGGCTGGTGCGGATATTTTGCATCTTTGCGCAGACAGGGATGGTAACGTGGAGTCCGGAAATGGGCCCCGATTTGTCAAGGACGTGGTCCGTTCCGTACACATGAGACTGGTTGAGGCGGGCTGCCGGAACGAGATTACCCTTTTTGCGAGCGGCGGGATTGCCATGGCTGAGCACGTAGCCAAGAGTATTATCGTCGGGGCGGATGCCGTGGCCTTAGATATTCCCCTTTTGCTGGCCCTTGAGTGCCGCCTCTGTTTTCGCTGTGAAGCGGGACTGTCATGCCCGGTCGAGGTGGAGAATATTCATCCGGAATGGGGTAAGAGCCGCATTCTTAATCTTATCGCGGCGTGGCGGAACCAGTTGATCGAGGTGCTCGGCGCCATGGGGATCCGTGAGATACGACGCCTGCGGGGAGAGGTCGGCCGGGCTATGTTTTTTGATGATCTCGAGAGGGAGACCTTCGGGAGACTTTTTGGCAAGAGAAAGAAAAGAGAGAGTGTAGGCAATTGAGTTCCATTCGAAATATGAACGCAGCCTTGCAATCAGAAACCGGACCGGAGGGGACTGCTCATAGTGGCAGGCCGGAAGTAAGGGTTACGCCGTCACGCTTCCGAAATGCCATCGGTAAGTACATAGTCCGCCGGAGTAAGGAGTGTATCGCGTGCGGCAAGTGTGCCGATATTTGCCCGTACGGCGTACATGAATTCGCCGGCAAGACGATGGCGCGTCCTAAAGATTATCGCTGTATCGGGGCTGCCTGTGAGAATAATGATTTTTACTGTGTCCGTCAGTGTCCGCAGAACGCCCTTTCCGTCCGGTTGAACCCGATACTGGAGGTACTCGGCGACAAAAGGTGGACGCCCGAACTTCTCATCAGCACCTGGTATATGGCGGAGACCGGCGAGGTCCCTCCGGGGGATATCGAGTATAAAATAGGAGATTCCGGGGGCGGTTTTGACCGTATTGAGTTCTGCTTTCCTCCCGGAAGGGAACCGGATGCGGTCCCGGATGACGAGGTTTCCCTGCGTATCCCTTTAAATAGACGCAACGACGGTCGTCCGGAGGTAGAGATTGATATGCCGGTGTACGGAGGCGGCATGTCGTATGGGTCGATCAGTCTGTCCGTCATGATCGCGCGGGCCAGGGCGTACCAGGCCTGGAACTCCTTTACCTGCACGGGCGAGGGGGGGTATCCGGAGGAGCTTTACCCCTACGATGACCACGTGATTACCCAGGTGGCCACCGGTCTGTTTGGCGTGCGGGAAGACACCATCCAGCGGGTGCGCATCGTAGAGTTCAAATACGCCCAGGGGGCAAAGCCGGGGTTGGGGGGCCACCTCCTGGGTGACAAAGTGACGCCTGCCGTGGCCAAGATGCGTGAGGCGGTGCCGGGGAACGCCCTGTTTTCACCCTTCCCATTTCACAGTGTCTATTCCGTGGAAGATCACAAAAAACACGTGGACTGGATTAAACATATCAACCCCAGGGCGTTGGTATCTGTAAAGGTGTCCACTCCTACCGACGTGGACATGGTCGCTGTGGGCAGTTACCATGCCGGCGCCAATATCATTCATCTGGACGGAAGTTATGGGGGGACAGGCGCTGCTCCGGACATTGCTAAGAAGAATATCGCGATGCCGATCGAATACGCGATCGTGAAAGTGCACAACTTCCTCAAGGAGGAAGGGATTCGGGATGAGATGACCTTGATTGTGAGCGGAGGCATTCGTACCGCGTACGATGTGGCGAAGGCCATTGCACTCGGCGCGGATGGCGTGGTGGTGGGGACCTCCGAGCTGGTGGCGGTGGAATGTATTCGCTGTGCGGCCTGCGAAAGCGGCCGGGGCTGTGCCAGAGGAATCGCTACTACCGATCCCGAGCTTTCCAAATTGATCG containing:
- a CDS encoding glutamate synthase-related protein, with protein sequence MNAALQSETGPEGTAHSGRPEVRVTPSRFRNAIGKYIVRRSKECIACGKCADICPYGVHEFAGKTMARPKDYRCIGAACENNDFYCVRQCPQNALSVRLNPILEVLGDKRWTPELLISTWYMAETGEVPPGDIEYKIGDSGGGFDRIEFCFPPGREPDAVPDDEVSLRIPLNRRNDGRPEVEIDMPVYGGGMSYGSISLSVMIARARAYQAWNSFTCTGEGGYPEELYPYDDHVITQVATGLFGVREDTIQRVRIVEFKYAQGAKPGLGGHLLGDKVTPAVAKMREAVPGNALFSPFPFHSVYSVEDHKKHVDWIKHINPRALVSVKVSTPTDVDMVAVGSYHAGANIIHLDGSYGGTGAAPDIAKKNIAMPIEYAIVKVHNFLKEEGIRDEMTLIVSGGIRTAYDVAKAIALGADGVVVGTSELVAVECIRCAACESGRGCARGIATTDPELSKLIDEDWATQRLINLFAAWRRQLIEILRKLGMRDIRELVGRTDCLKHFDYE
- a CDS encoding glutamate synthase-related protein yields the protein MTDTIDSLCKNCLRCVQSCPGQVITKVANAEYKRLGNSYWTPDIIRRQWFQAETGRIPVSGAGYGGPFSGPGFDDMWTDMSEIVRPTRDGIHGREYINTVVDLGRSLRYLRFDAAGHVVGDAPKKIEIPIPIILKDLPLGSLSESVFLAMAEAAQAMDTFMIAPVKEWKPYLEPYKAHLIPLLTEAEIDTHGELIRGVRIIEIQLSDETAARLSRIRAAYPDVLIMVRVRLGERSGEEVLALTRAGADILHLCADRDGNVESGNGPRFVKDVVRSVHMRLVEAGCRNEITLFASGGIAMAEHVAKSIIVGADAVALDIPLLLALECRLCFRCEAGLSCPVEVENIHPEWGKSRILNLIAAWRNQLIEVLGAMGIREIRRLRGEVGRAMFFDDLERETFGRLFGKRKKRESVGN